CTCTTTTGGTAAGTCTCACAATGAAGGTGGTATGTTAGTAAAAGATACAATCGATCATATTGGAAGTGAATATGGAGTGCTTGTTGTCGCTGCTGCTGGAAATAGCACTCAAAATATTGATACGAAGCTAACTTATCCAGCGAGCTTTGAAAGTGAAAGTTTATTAGTGGTAGCTTCAACATCTAAGTGGAAGAGGTTATCTATGTTTTCTAATTATGGAAAAAAGAATGTTGACGTTGCAGCTCCTGGTTCTGGTATTTATTCTACAACACCAGGGAATAGGTATTCTAATATGTCTGGAACTTCAATGGCCTCGCCAAATACTGCGGGAGTTGCAGCGGAGCTCTTATCAAGAAATCCGAATTTAAATGTCTACGAGCTTAAAGAGCTTTTAATGAGATCAGTATTCAAGTCCAGAAGTTATGCTTCTAAGACATCGACTGGTGGTCTTGTTGATCTTGGTAGAGCAGTAACAGAATAGTTTTTAAAAGTTGCGGGAGAGTCTCTCCCGCTTTATTCTTCGTATAAATCACCTAATAATTTATCCGCCTCTTTTTTCTTTTGAGTGACTTTCTTAGGTCTTTCAATTGATCTATAGCTAGCAGGTGTTCTCGTTCTCTTATATGAGTAAACTGTCTTATAAGGATTGTAGCTCTTCATCTTAGGAATGTACTTCTTATAGGTTTTCCTTGTAGAACTTTTATAACTTGGTGTCGAAGAAAGGGCCTTAGCGGAGAGTTTCATTTGAGTGGAGCTTAGTACTTCTCTTGTTTCTTTTAACTCTTTTGAGAGCTCCTTAATCGTTTTTGCGGATTGTGCACTTGCTGCTGCCATACTCTTTTTAAGCTCACTGATTTGTTTTTGTGATGCCTGTTCACTTTTAATAGATTTAATATTATTTTGAACTCTCTTTTCAATATTTTGAGACGAATTCGCATCTCTAATCTCTTTAGTAAGAGCATCAAGCTGACCTTGTAGAGAGCTAATCTTTATTCCCTTAAGAGTATTTCCTGAACTTAGAGCGGCGTTCTTTGAGCTTAGAGCACTATTATCTTTAGCTAGAGATTTATTCTCAGCATTTGTTTGTTTTAATTCTTTATTTTGATTAAATAGAAAGAAGGTAAGTACACAGCAGTATATACTTAGGAGTGCGATTATATAGTTCTTCTTATCCCTTTTTTTCTTCATGAATTGATTATATTTCAACTCTTTTGTAAATGGATTTTTTTACGTCTTTATCGCTATTTAGCTTTAGAACCTTAAAGAATGAGTGCCTACTATTATGGAATAGTGTCAGGGTGATTCGCTACTTGTCCCGCACCGTTTGTCATTGTAAAGTTAACTGGTCCAGAAGTCGTAACATTTGTAGTGCAGATGATTTGTGTCTCACTTATTGTTGTACAAGTATTTATCAAAGACTTATCGTCAGCAATAACCATATTTTCATGAAAATTTGTTCCATGAATAGTTATTGGAGCGGCCGAAGTATTCAAGGAAGTCACTGATGAAATAGTAGGAGCAGCAAAGACTTGATCTCCATACCATCTAAAAGGGTAAGTTGTATCATTAGTAGTAATCCACTTCATGGTGACAGGAGTGTCCCCATTAGAATTTGCATTAATATCTGTAGTCATATCAAAGACTATTCCATCAAAGTATTGATTAATGTTTAGAGCAAAGCCATCGGCCCTATCCAAAGTTGAAGAATCTATATTTATTTCAAATAACCTTGGCTTAAATAGAACTGAGCTACAGCTCCCCGGAGAACTCATAAGTGAGTAAGTCCCTGGATCCGAATAATAGAAGAGTGAATCACCATCATCCATAAAGAATTCGTTATCAATGGCCGTATAGGAATTGGTTGAATATGTGTGAGGCATAATTGCGTTTTTTCCACTGGAAAATAAGAAATTCTCTAGCTCTGCCACAGTGGAAGCACAACCTGATCCGTTAAGGCTAGACCACTTATCCAGTGTAATAATCGCCTTTTTGTGAAGCATATAGCTTAAGTGTGGCGATAGTCCTGGAATCAATCTATGATCTTGAGGTGCCATCGGCGCCATCTCTTCTGGAAGTGCATAAATCATTTTTTGAAAACTTAAGTCAGTCATTGTTGAAAGCATGGAAGGTTCATGCGAAGGTGCAGTTGGTGTAGATGCAGAAGATGAAAATGCTCCTGCAAGTGTGTACTTATTTTGCGTGGCAGTTGGATTTGCTGTCCAGTCTGAAGAAGAAGCTTGAATTACTCCTAATCCACTGAAGTTTTGAGAAGAAACTTCAGTCCATGCTCCACTATAAACCTTTCCAAAGTAGCGATCGGCACTATGAGTTCCGTCAGTTACATTATGTACATATCTAGCATGCCATAGTTCGTAATAACTTGTAGAATTGGAATTTTTAAATAGTGTCCAAGATCTATTCTTATATTGCTTACTGCTGTCATCTGTATGAACATAGTATTGCGTGAAATCAATTGTTGTCGCATTCGGATCGAATGTTTCATAGAAGAGCTCTGTTCTATAATCTTCACCACCATCAATATTTGATGAGCGATAGTATCCAGAGAACTCATTCGAAGAGCCTGGACAATTGAACTCATAGATCGCTTCAGGAACACCTTGAAATCTTAGAAGAACTCTCTTTTCAAAAGTATAATTTGCAGGAGATCCGTTATTGTTCATATAGATACTCATAGGAACCTGAGGCTGGGCGAATTCAATTGTAACTTGCTCAATATCTTTATGGATGAATGTAAATTGTCCATTGTTAGGAATTGATGAACAAGTAGGGTAGCCCGCAAGACTTATGAGCGCCCCAATATGACCAGCTAGTGCCTCAGCAATTTCTCCAATTTGTCCTGTCT
Above is a genomic segment from Halobacteriovorax sp. HLS containing:
- a CDS encoding IPT/TIG domain-containing protein gives rise to the protein MTDKRKELIGEISLKNFGIILFILTLLNSCSAKKKGVTTSLKLFSSAISSTVPIGGGLYIVGKSSTGEHFAVGVQNPSQEVEVDLKPGEWSFGAIAWDGSGSAPLTGTNRCGKTTASIAGSEVVVNLSLNENNCLDPSFADSTHMNGNQFNTLRLVGCRNLVEVDTNSDNTETCSDLPTEQGIGLSYRIVFKGLNSNGDIDLPNLYSACIVNGNISSSDFITNIKLPLQSLGNNFPFAIVAYEDLNCNPEREESIYLFGMTNPPPGKIVSDSIALVGPSANQTSLFIADNHIGIGTNPLGHPEVAGGIIPKLPNISAAGVFPDPTENTNTGTPYENVTNAYWNVAGTSNLVAPWEVGTKGALKANDGSNDIYEIKTTTNTDGYNNFNIINTRSGAGPCSVTSTYNPTTQDLTLTYCDQVPGPIGTNSAHLVTEINSRLSAESLASYLVATDLFSATVFSHTGLAATSANKQISNGKNPSPIKRRETGQIGEIAEALAGHIGALISLAGYPTCSSIPNNGQFTFIHKDIEQVTIEFAQPQVPMSIYMNNNGSPANYTFEKRVLLRFQGVPEAIYEFNCPGSSNEFSGYYRSSNIDGGEDYRTELFYETFDPNATTIDFTQYYVHTDDSSKQYKNRSWTLFKNSNSTSYYELWHARYVHNVTDGTHSADRYFGKVYSGAWTEVSSQNFSGLGVIQASSSDWTANPTATQNKYTLAGAFSSSASTPTAPSHEPSMLSTMTDLSFQKMIYALPEEMAPMAPQDHRLIPGLSPHLSYMLHKKAIITLDKWSSLNGSGCASTVAELENFLFSSGKNAIMPHTYSTNSYTAIDNEFFMDDGDSLFYYSDPGTYSLMSSPGSCSSVLFKPRLFEINIDSSTLDRADGFALNINQYFDGIVFDMTTDINANSNGDTPVTMKWITTNDTTYPFRWYGDQVFAAPTISSVTSLNTSAAPITIHGTNFHENMVIADDKSLINTCTTISETQIICTTNVTTSGPVNFTMTNGAGQVANHPDTIP